TGGTCAGTGGGTGGGCACAGCGCTGCTGGTGCTGCCTGAACATTTCTGCCATGTATTTTGCTTTTAAGTCAATCctcatttaaggaaaaaaaacaccttaaggtttttttttttgtttgttttttgtttttttttttctgagacaatgtttcactcgacacccaggccagagtacaatggcacgatctcggctcactgtatcctccgtctcccaggttcaagcgattctcctgccccagcctcccgagtagctgggattacaggtgcccaccaccacaccagcttatttttgtatttttagtagagacagtgtttcaccgtgttggccaagctgatcaacctcctgacctcaggtgatcctcccacctctgcctcccaaagtgctgggattacaaatgttaGCCAACCCTTAAAtggattttttccccccttaaatggatttttaaaacaaacctggctgggtgcagtggctgttttacctgtaatcccagcactctgggaagccaaggtgggtgggtcataaGGTGaggcatttgagatcagcctgggcaacatagtgaaaccccgtctctattaaaaatacaaaaaaattagctgggcatggtggcaggtgcctataatcccagctactcaggaggctgaggcaggagaatcgcttgaacctgggtggaggtttcagtgagccgagatcgcgccactgcactccagcccgagtgacgaCAGTGCaatactctgtctccaaaaaaaaaaaaaaaaagataacaacaAACAGATCTATCACTGTTATAAATGGAAAAGTAGTAAGGCCTGCCCTAGATAGAAGGTAACTGAAAACCTGGCTAAGGGCCTGCCACAGGCTGTGTCTGATGCCAGGATTCTCTGTTAAAGAGAAGATACCATTGAACTGACTCCCTCCTTGAGACAGTTCAATggatggaaaaaaatttaaatggaattaaTTGTTAAATAACATTCTCCAATGTTAGTTAATGCCTCTCAGTCACTACTAACAAGCATTTCTCCTGGAGGATGCGGTCCCCTCCTTGGGAAACATCTGAACTCTGTGcacctcaatttccccatctgtcaGACGGGGATCGTAACAGTGCCTATTTTATAGGACGCCTGAGGCTAGAAAGCAAGATCATCCAGACTCTCGGGATACAAAGTGcccggtgggaggatcacttgagtctaggagttccaagatcagcctgagcaatatagtgagactccacatctacaaaaaataaaaaattagccaagcatagtggtgcatgcctgtagctactcgggaggctgaggtgggaggatccctcaaGTCCAAGAGGTCCAAGCtacagggagccatgatcacaccactgcattccagaatgggaagcaacagagcgagactctgtctaaaaattaaaaaaaaaaaaaaaaaaaaaatcaaaactttacaaaaaagttaaaaaacaaaaactgccagGCTTGCCATACAGCACTCAAATGCTGTTTGTCAgttttatgaaagagaaaatttgagTCCTGtcattaaaaaactaaatacagCTTGAGGAAAAATAAACTCCCAAGTAACCAAACTTCAAAGCAGTGGGGACAGGGGACATAAAACCCCAAACACTTCATTTAACAATGGAagacactttattattatttttatcatctctcAACATTTCAACTCTTGGTAGAAGTCAAATGCAAAacatctgcatttttaaattagcatGTATTTAACTATCTCAATCACGGCAACCTCATAGAGTAAGATCCACAGCAGGGAGCAGGGTTTAGTATTTCCTATTCCAGTCTGTGACCACAGTACTCCGTGATGGTAGATACACCGGACTCTCCCTCCTAGGATGCGTTAGTCATTCCTGCTTTTGTCCGCTGGGTAAGTTACGTGGCATCACGGTTGGATAAAAGAGTTAGTGACTGTAATGCTGGCGCAATCTGGAAATGGAAAACTAGAAAACTAGAGCTCTCAGGAGTGGGCCAGGCATTGCCGAttctgaaatgtgaaaaggaagaACGTCGAAGATGAATGCCCCTGATAGGCTGGTCTTAGTAATAAAGTTGGTTGAAATTCAGCTTAATATACACACTGTATATCTACATATGATCTAccggatatatatatatgtgtatgtgtgtgtatatatatatatatatattaaaaaagagcCATATAAGATTTGGAAAACCTTAAAATCACTCAACTGAGTTGGAAGAACATCAGCAAATTCACAGTGGCCTCAGGATTCAGCCAGACTTAAACTTGCTCAAGAGCTGAATACCTTTCTCCCAGAAAGACCCACTGCCTAAGAACCCCTTAGCATTGTGTACATCACAAACAGTTATGGCTAAAATATGTTATTAGTTCACAAGGAGGCGGCTTTGTTTTCAAACTCTTGCCCCACTCCTGCTCTTGTACCCCCACAAGGAAAATCCGGGGGTCGGTAATTCACATGAGGAGCTGAAGGGGCCTTCAGGCTTGGAACCGCTTGGGCTTAGCTGAACATCTGAGGAGCCATCTGTCTGATGCACAGGTGCCGACTCCCGCCCACTTGTAGTGCAAAAAGATCGCCAGTGTTGCAGACGAGTCCTGGAAACCGGTGGAGAGGACTGAGATGGAGGGGCAGTAGAAATCCCAAATGACTTTCCTTCTGAAACGAGACTCAAGAAGTGTGAAGTGCAAGGTTCCTGCTCAGCAAGCTACAGGTCCGACAGGTGAGGTCCCTGAATTGTCACTAGGTCAGCAGTCTGCAGGCACACAGACCTCGATACCCGCGCTCACCCCCTAAGTGCACACTGGAGGTAGGTGTATAGCTAGTTACTGCAGGGAAGACAGTGGCTCTCCACCAGCTCAGGAAAAAGGGGCTTCGTGTCTGTTCCTCCCTGCCTCAAACTCAACTCTCCCCTTGGGCTGTAGTGAGTGGAAGATACAACACGAACGGGCGCCAAGCCCTCCCTTGGAAGACTAAAGAACCCAGGGCATTTAATAAATAGCTACataattcattgtttttaacCACGTTGAAACACATAGCaagttgaatatttatttaaaaataaatctcaaaaatatctATTGACAGTACAGTAACAGGGACATGTGCAAACAACAGAAAGGGAGTCAGTTCTGCTGGGGGAGCCCACACTTCACTGTGCTGGGACAAAGTTCACGAACGCCAGGGGCTGACTGCGCTGTGGTTACAAAAGGACATTCAGCAAACACTGGACTCGGTTCACCTTTGGCACCTGGAGAGGTGGCAAAGCCAGCGGGTGGGGAGTCCAGCTGGGGATCCTTGTGTTTGGGAAGGGGGCGGCCAAGGGATGAGCCTTTGGGAGAGGCCCCGTGTGGCAGGAGGGCTCATTTCACAAGCCAACAGGCCTCTAGCTCGCCGCTCCAGGTGGATGCTTGGTGACCTGAAGGGCCCTTCCCAGTCCAAGTTGGCTTTGCAATGGGAGGGGTAGGTGTGGTGAGGGTCCCAGAGATAGAAATCCCCTTGAAAGGAAAAAAcgaaacaacaaaaccaaaccaaaaaaaaaacagaaccaactGAACAGGGAGTGGAGAGATTAGCAAAATGAATCTGAACGGAAGTGCCACCTTCTCCCTTGTCAGACAACAAAGCAGCCATTGGTTGAAACATCGGAGTTGCTAAGTGAACTCCTACGTGGACACAGCCAGCCCACGATCTCTGCCACCTACATGGTCAAGTGCAGGCCCCCGCCTCTGAGATCAATGCGGGAATACTTCTTCACCGGGAAACCCGAAAGGTGGGTGGTGTAGCCCTTGGAGCGGGAAGGGGTGAGGCCGAGTCTATCTGTACACGAGGTGGGAGAACTGGGTGGACTTGTAGTTCAGCTGGTTGTTGGGCATGAACTTGTGCAGCTCACTCTTTTTGTAGCAGGGGTCGTAATGGTAAGCACTGAGGCAGGCGTCGCAGGAGACTTTTGAACACTGGGTGCAGGTGTTGGTGGCGCCTGGGCGGTTGCAGAAGCCACAGCGGGAAGTGGCCGTAGTGGAGGGCTTGGGTTTGGAGTGAAGGTGTGGGAGGCGGTCAAGGCCCTGAGTCTGGCCTGGGTACTTCTCCCGCAGAGAGGCCCCGTGGGCCAGGCTGTCGTGGGCAGAGGCCTTGCTGGGGAAGGCGCCGGGCTTGGAAGCTGGAGGACAGGTGAGCAGGCTGTCACAGCGCTGGCAGAGGGAGGAGCTGCAGGACAGCCCGCAGCTTTGGCACTTGGAGAGGGAGGACTCTTTGGCAGGGGGCGAGCGCTTGTGGTAGAGGGGGTGGGCGTCGTTTCTGAGCACCCACACGTCCGGCCGCAGAGCGTCCTGCCGACGGTAGGTGGCCCTGGGTTCGGAGTCTGTGTACAGATCCACGTCATCCTGAGAGGAGAAGTAGGTACTGCGCAGCAGGGCCGGGCCGTTGCTGGGGGAGGCGGGTGGAAGGGCATCCGGGCTGCTGTGGGGAGAGGCGGCCATGGTCAACAGCGAGGGGGACGGGCGGATGATCTCGTCCTTGAGGTCGTCGCCCACGTCCACTGCCACGGGCTCCTTCCGAAGGCTCAATGAGGCCTTCAGGGGCGGCTTCCGGCTCTCCCAGTAGCTGTCGTAGGCATCCACCGACCTCGAGGGCTTGGTCACACGGGGCTTGTAGTAGTCCTTGGCTGCCCGCTCGCTGGCTGACTTCTGGAGCGCCACCCGCGCCATGGAGGCCGTCAGGTGCTCCCGGCCCTCCGCCCGCCGCCGCAGGGCATCCAGGCAGCCGGGCACGTCCTCCGTGCTGCTCTTGCGCTCGCTCACAATGTCCAGCTCGGAGTAGCCCTTGTCCTTCACTTGTGAGTGGATTTCCAGCATCTGCTCACACTCAACTTTGGCCAGAAAGAGCTCAAAGGAGACCATCTTTACCTGGAGGGTCTCCACGAGCTCTCTGAGCTTGTATGCGGTGCCCAGCTCAGGTGCATAGCCCATGCAGCTCAGGATGGCTCGGATGTCCTCTTCCAGTAATGTCGACTTGACGTAATAAACAAAAGGGCCCGTGTAGGTCTAGAAGGAAAGGAGTAGAAAAGAGAGGTGGGCTTTTCTCCTGGAGACACAAGACAGAGACTATGTCAAAGCAAAGGACGTCCAGCTCTGAAGTGGCACggtggggagagggcagggcagggcagggaagggtCTGGACAGCTTCGCCCTGCAGGAGAaaggggaggcaggggctggggcttgCTAAGCACTCGGGAGTGGTGCATGAAAATGACCCAGCGGCTCCTCTCTTAAACACAGGGGAGCAAAAACCTCTCTCCTCCTAGTGGGGCGCGAAGGCTCTGCTCCAGATGAAGAGGAAGCCAGGGCATATGGCTGAATAAAGGGGCGGGGTTATAGGCAGAGTGCGGTGACAATCAGGACATTCCTCTCTGGCACTTCCATAAGGCTCTGAATAACACGGCAGAGTGAAGAGCCTGGCTAGGTGACAGCTCTCCTGTGCCATCCCTGTGTAGTCCGAGTCAGGATCCCCTCTCTCAATTCCCCCTCCTCCCGTCCTGTTACCACTTAGTCCAGAGCACCCCACAGCTTGCTGGGACCGCTGAGAAGCTTCCTAactgctctccccacccctcccacctcaccctccaccCCTCTGAGTCTCCTTCCCATGCCACAGCCAGAATGACCCTCTTCAGAGGCAAGACAGATCCCGCACTGCCTCCTTCCCAGCCTACTCAGAAGAAATCCAAGTCTTGCCCTGGGCTACAAGATCCTGCATAACCTGGCTGCCCCTGCCTTCCCAAGCTGTCTGCTTAAGGTGTGGCAGCCAGAGCCAGAGCTGGTTCAGAGGTGATGCTGGAGGGACAGGGAAGGTGCAGCGCCCAGGAAAGGTGCAGCCCCTCTCAGGAGCAACTgccaggggcaggaggagaggatAACGGCCTGTAGGGAGGCTGCTTCGGGACCTCACCTTGATGCTTCTGAATTCCTTCTTCCATGGGTAGAGGAAGAGGTTGATGCCCATCGTCTCCAGCATGCTGAAGGCGCCGTGCAGAGCCCGCAGGCTGGAGGAGCTGAGTGAGCGCAGGGAGCTCTCCACCACCTCGTAGAACTGGATCAGCCGGAATCGATAAAAGGGTTCCACCTTGGACAGGCTGAGCAGGGACGAGGCTGCCACCCGCAGGTACTCATCGCTGCCAGGCCACTGCTTGCTGGGGGTGGTATCCACTTTGCCCTCATGGAACTGCACGTACTTCCGAAATAAGTCATCCTTGTATTTTGTATCCATTGAACTGGGCTTCCCCATCCGATCGAGGGCGGGGCTACCTTATCTCCTCCATGGCTCCCGGATTAGAGGCAGGGACATCACTAAAAGCACGGACATGTTGCTGCGTGGACCAGCGGAGTGCTCTGGAAGGAGATGAACAAGAAGCATGTCATTCCTCGAAATGGGCTGTGCTTCGGCTCCTGGCCGCTGAGGCAAAACGAACAGAACTGGCCTGGGCTACACTGGACCCCAGCGGCGCTCGCTGGTTCAACACGTTACAGAGCATGTGCTACAAGCAGGGTGACAGCAGAGGCCAGAGAGACGGACCTCGACTTTGCTGTGCttgcaaatgaaaaatacagttaaTATTCCTGAAAGAGAAGTTTGGGTGAGTACAGGAGGGGCTCCTGTCCTGGTTTTGTTGGGGAAGGGGGAGTTTAGGAACGTCCTTTGAGACAGCAGCAGACCTGAAGGATGAGGAGTTTGCCAGACCAAGAGGCCGGGGAAGGAGCCGCAGCAGAGGAAGGCCCTGAGCTAGCACTCCCAGACGCTCCAGATTCCTGATGAACTtcacacacactcattcactcgccgtttttttttgtttgtttttttttttttttgagatgcagccttgccctgctgcccaggctggagtgcagtggtgcaatctcagctcactgcaacatccacctcctgggttcaagtgattctcctgccccagcctcccaagtagctgggactacaggtgtccgccacgACACCtaggcaatttttgtattttttagtcaagacggggtttcaccatgttggccaggctggtctcgaactcctgacctgaagtgatccactgGACTTCGCCTTCTAAAGTActaggattccaggcgtgagcccccacacccagcctcactTCCTCTTCTTAATCCTGGGAGAGAGCCCCAGTGGACCCATGTGCAAACTGAGACACAACCATTAGAAACTGCTCaagataggccgggcacagtggctcgcacctgtaattcctgaactttggggggctgaggcgagAGGGTGGCTTCAGTCCAGGagctcaagcccagcctgggaaacatggtgaaaccacgtctctacaaaaatacaaaaaacttttttaagaaaaagaaagaaactgcccAAGGTTAGAGAACTCTTACGAGGCAGAAGAGCTGAGCTcagaacccaggcagtctggctccaaagTCCATACCCTTACCCACCATACCCTGCTTTCCTGCGGCAGGAAGCTTGGCACAGGAGCAGCCGCAGCCAGTGAGGCCGAGGCCGCGAGGGCAGGGGCGTGAGGAGAGACAGCTGCCAGCATCAGCAGGACCCTCAGCCCCAAGGCTGCAAAGGCTGCAAGAGCACACTCAGAATTTGCTATTTTATACAAAGAGCTGCGTGAAGCCACTGAAGCGTCTGCAGCAAGGGGAGAGGGATGCAGCCttctttacagttttaaaaagaggCCACTGTGGCTGCCGGCCCCTGGAGTGCTGCTACCGGCCTTTGACAGCCTGCATCCCCTTCATCACAAGAGCGCTCTGCAGCCCCCTGTTGGGAGAGGATAGAACGTTCTGAGCTGGAACACAGGCTTTATACAACCTTGTCATCTGCTTAGCCACTTGTGAGTAGAACAGGCACAGATCCAGCAATATTCTTGTGGCCACAATGCTGGAAGTGAATCCGGATTC
This is a stretch of genomic DNA from Saimiri boliviensis isolate mSaiBol1 chromosome 9, mSaiBol1.pri, whole genome shotgun sequence. It encodes these proteins:
- the SPATA2 gene encoding spermatogenesis-associated protein 2 produces the protein MGKPSSMDTKYKDDLFRKYVQFHEGKVDTTPSKQWPGSDEYLRVAASSLLSLSKVEPFYRFRLIQFYEVVESSLRSLSSSSLRALHGAFSMLETMGINLFLYPWKKEFRSIKTYTGPFVYYVKSTLLEEDIRAILSCMGYAPELGTAYKLRELVETLQVKMVSFELFLAKVECEQMLEIHSQVKDKGYSELDIVSERKSSTEDVPGCLDALRRRAEGREHLTASMARVALQKSASERAAKDYYKPRVTKPSRSVDAYDSYWESRKPPLKASLSLRKEPVAVDVGDDLKDEIIRPSPSLLTMAASPHSSPDALPPASPSNGPALLRSTYFSSQDDVDLYTDSEPRATYRRQDALRPDVWVLRNDAHPLYHKRSPPAKESSLSKCQSCGLSCSSSLCQRCDSLLTCPPASKPGAFPSKASAHDSLAHGASLREKYPGQTQGLDRLPHLHSKPKPSTTATSRCGFCNRPGATNTCTQCSKVSCDACLSAYHYDPCYKKSELHKFMPNNQLNYKSTQFSHLVYR